A genomic stretch from Methylorubrum extorquens includes:
- a CDS encoding conserved protein of unknown function (Evidence 4 : Unknown function but conserved in other organisms): MFPLDRAYWRSGWIEAEPAAFRAWVIDGNDTGTIAPRFARADTVG, translated from the coding sequence GTGTTCCCTCTCGACCGCGCCTATTGGCGATCCGGCTGGATCGAGGCCGAGCCCGCCGCCTTCCGCGCCTGGGTCATCGACGGCAACGATACGGGTACGATCGCGCCTCGGTTCGCGCGCGCCGACACGGTCGGCTGA
- a CDS encoding protein of unknown function; putative exported protein (Evidence 5 : Unknown function), translated as MLKKYAAASALVVAMATPAFAQVGGDFRLDAMQANAFEIQSAQIALQKSRNPSVRAYAREALRDHQAANVALAGGERNYMAARQAGPGGLVGGLVEAPLAIAGGAVGAATGVATGVVGGTLQGGPVGALEGAGTGLSRGAAAGAQAFDVDSTAGTTVVPPNPQQQQMLAELNATPPGARFDRVYGQQQVMAHQMSISMAQSYAQSGPNPALRNYAQQALPVLQQHYAHAQRLPGAR; from the coding sequence ATGCTGAAGAAATACGCTGCTGCGTCCGCACTCGTCGTCGCCATGGCGACCCCCGCCTTCGCCCAGGTCGGAGGCGATTTCCGCCTGGACGCCATGCAGGCAAATGCCTTCGAGATCCAGTCCGCCCAAATCGCGCTTCAGAAGAGCCGCAACCCGTCGGTGCGGGCCTATGCCCGTGAGGCGCTTCGTGACCATCAGGCCGCCAACGTCGCCCTGGCCGGCGGCGAGCGCAACTACATGGCCGCCCGTCAGGCCGGCCCAGGCGGTCTCGTCGGCGGCCTGGTCGAGGCTCCGCTCGCCATTGCCGGCGGTGCGGTCGGTGCGGCCACCGGCGTCGCGACCGGCGTGGTCGGCGGCACCCTGCAGGGCGGCCCGGTCGGCGCGCTCGAAGGTGCCGGCACCGGTCTGAGCCGCGGCGCTGCCGCCGGCGCACAGGCCTTCGACGTCGACAGCACCGCGGGCACCACCGTGGTGCCGCCGAACCCGCAGCAGCAGCAGATGCTGGCCGAGCTGAACGCCACCCCGCCCGGCGCCCGCTTCGACCGTGTCTACGGGCAGCAGCAGGTGATGGCGCACCAGATGTCGATCAGCATGGCGCAGTCCTACGCCCAGTCCGGCCCGAACCCGGCCCTGCGCAACTACGCCCAGCAGGCCCTGCCGGTGCTCCAGCAGCACTACGCCCACGCCCAGCGCCTTCCCGGCGCCCGCTAA
- a CDS encoding conserved protein of unknown function (Evidence 4 : Unknown function but conserved in other organisms), with protein sequence MIGGFRLRGSRGPGFPDRHDRLRSRMIVCSCNVLSDGQVRACLQPGPGCPRTPAQVYGCLGCSPKCGRCARTIRSILRNALDEAQAHTAAHGSAHACSTACEASCSLGSFQTTREPEGVAA encoded by the coding sequence ATGATCGGAGGCTTCAGGCTGCGCGGCTCTCGCGGGCCGGGCTTCCCCGACAGGCACGACAGGTTGCGATCCCGCATGATTGTCTGCTCTTGCAACGTCCTCTCCGACGGACAGGTGCGCGCGTGCCTGCAGCCGGGTCCGGGCTGTCCCCGCACCCCGGCCCAGGTCTATGGCTGTCTCGGCTGCAGTCCGAAATGTGGACGCTGTGCGCGCACCATCCGCTCGATCCTGCGCAACGCCTTGGACGAAGCGCAGGCGCACACCGCCGCGCATGGCAGTGCACATGCCTGCTCGACGGCCTGTGAAGCGTCTTGCAGTTTGGGATCATTCCAAACTACAAGGGAGCCAGAGGGCGTCGCAGCCTGA
- the msrB gene encoding methionine sulfoxide reductase (Evidence 2b : Function from indirect experimental evidences (e.g. phenotypes); PubMedId : 17673175; Product type e : enzyme) — MNRRQTLRAGASLLGLLAASRLTSAMAGPASAAGFEVEKSEAEWRARLSPAAYQVLREHGTERAYTSPLNGEKRPGRFVCAGCDLPLFSSKTKFESGTGWPSFFETLPGAVGTQVDSAYGMRRTEVHCRRCGGHLGHVFEDGPKPTGLRYCMNGVSLRFEPAADGPA, encoded by the coding sequence ATGAACCGCCGCCAGACCTTGCGTGCCGGAGCCTCGCTGCTGGGCCTCCTTGCGGCCTCCCGCCTGACATCCGCGATGGCCGGCCCCGCCTCCGCAGCAGGCTTCGAGGTCGAGAAATCCGAGGCCGAGTGGCGCGCGCGGCTCTCTCCCGCCGCCTACCAGGTGCTGCGCGAGCACGGCACCGAGCGGGCCTATACGAGCCCGCTCAACGGCGAGAAGCGTCCGGGCCGCTTCGTCTGCGCCGGCTGCGACCTGCCGCTGTTCTCGTCGAAGACCAAGTTCGAGAGCGGCACCGGCTGGCCGAGCTTCTTCGAAACGCTGCCCGGCGCGGTCGGCACGCAGGTCGACAGCGCCTACGGCATGCGGCGCACGGAGGTGCATTGCCGCCGCTGCGGCGGCCATCTCGGCCACGTCTTCGAGGACGGCCCGAAGCCAACCGGCCTGCGCTACTGCATGAACGGCGTGTCCCTGCGCTTCGAGCCCGCCGCCGACGGCCCGGCCTGA
- a CDS encoding putative phosphotransferase (Evidence 3 : Putative function from multiple computational evidences; Product type e : enzyme) has product MIRALSIRALSLPGQAPSAAVPDRIGAGRSSEVFAAGPDRVVKLYRQPFEPEVVANEWAASRLAHGFGLPVPKALGIIRRAERTGILFARLDGSPMTVRYAYNPVGLLLALRRVARIQHAIHACPAPGLPSQHDGLRAQIEGARVPEPLRQAALAALDRLPRGDRLCHGDVHPSNVIATSAGLRLIDWQKAAAGDPAADVARSELMLRYGRLGPAWFSRLRPVRMARRLIAAWYVHAYRTASGLPREAIAAWRLPVAVSRLFGRPSDTDAELLAAIERLARKKTDFEKASLFAGPGQSPGRGQPKRFL; this is encoded by the coding sequence ATGATCCGTGCCCTGTCGATCCGTGCTCTGTCCTTGCCTGGACAGGCCCCTTCCGCCGCGGTGCCGGATCGGATCGGGGCCGGCCGCAGTTCCGAGGTGTTCGCCGCAGGGCCGGACCGGGTGGTGAAGCTCTACCGGCAGCCCTTCGAGCCGGAGGTGGTTGCGAACGAGTGGGCCGCGAGCCGCCTCGCCCATGGTTTCGGCCTGCCGGTGCCGAAGGCGCTCGGCATCATCCGACGGGCCGAGCGCACCGGGATCCTGTTCGCGCGCCTCGATGGTTCGCCGATGACGGTGCGCTATGCCTACAACCCGGTCGGGCTGCTGCTGGCCCTGCGCCGCGTGGCCCGGATTCAGCACGCGATCCATGCCTGTCCCGCCCCCGGCCTGCCCTCGCAGCATGACGGTCTCCGGGCCCAGATCGAGGGCGCACGGGTGCCGGAGCCCCTGCGGCAGGCGGCGCTCGCCGCCCTCGACCGCCTTCCGAGGGGCGACCGCCTCTGTCACGGCGACGTGCATCCCAGCAACGTGATCGCGACCTCGGCCGGGCTCCGCCTGATCGATTGGCAGAAGGCCGCCGCGGGCGATCCGGCCGCCGACGTGGCCCGCTCCGAACTGATGCTGCGCTACGGCCGGCTCGGCCCGGCCTGGTTCAGCCGGCTTCGCCCCGTGCGGATGGCGCGTCGGCTGATCGCGGCGTGGTACGTGCACGCCTACCGAACGGCGAGCGGCCTGCCGCGGGAGGCCATCGCCGCGTGGCGCCTGCCGGTCGCGGTCTCACGCTTGTTCGGGCGCCCCTCCGACACCGACGCCGAATTGCTGGCGGCGATCGAAAGGCTGGCGCGCAAAAAAACGGATTTCGAAAAGGCGAGTCTTTTCGCGGGTCCAGGGCAGAGCCCTGGTCGAGGGCAGCCGAAGCGATTTCTCTAA
- the metX gene encoding homoserine O-acetyltransferase (Evidence 2b : Function from indirect experimental evidences (e.g. phenotypes); PubMedId : 11479715, 12951250, 9209059; Product type e : enzyme) → MDSTLTQNAERGAESVQRDDARRAVYEASPASDPRSPVMLFSADEPLAMDSGARLGPFQIAYQTAGTLNAARSNAVLICHALTGDQHFAQPHPVTGKPGWWETLVGPGKPVDTNRYFVVCSNVIGSCMGSTGPASLNPETGRPYGLDFPLVTIRDMVRAQAMLLDRLGISDLFLCIGGSMGGMQVLQWASLFPERVFAAMPIATGARHSAQNIAFHEVGRQAIMADPAWEEGRYLEAGTRPSKGLGVARMGAHITYLSEPALHRKFGRRLQNRAAPTFSFNADFQIESYLRHQGLSFVERFDANAYLYLTRAMDYFDLAEDHGGVLGNAFRGSKTRFCVMSFTSDWLFPTADSRAIVHALNAVAAPVAFVEVESDKGHDAFLLDEPAMFSAAKGFIDAAARARGL, encoded by the coding sequence ATGGATTCCACCCTCACCCAGAACGCCGAGCGCGGCGCTGAGAGCGTCCAGCGGGACGATGCGCGCCGTGCGGTCTACGAGGCTTCGCCGGCATCCGACCCGCGCAGCCCGGTGATGCTGTTTTCCGCCGACGAACCGCTCGCGATGGATTCCGGCGCCCGCCTCGGCCCGTTCCAGATCGCCTACCAGACGGCCGGCACCCTCAACGCGGCGCGGTCCAACGCGGTGCTGATCTGCCACGCGCTCACCGGCGACCAGCATTTCGCGCAGCCCCACCCCGTGACGGGCAAGCCCGGCTGGTGGGAGACGCTGGTCGGTCCGGGCAAGCCAGTCGATACCAACCGTTACTTCGTCGTCTGCTCGAACGTCATCGGCTCCTGCATGGGCTCGACCGGGCCCGCCTCGCTCAACCCCGAGACGGGGCGTCCCTACGGGCTCGACTTCCCGCTGGTAACAATCCGCGACATGGTCCGCGCGCAGGCGATGCTGCTCGACCGGCTCGGCATCTCCGACCTGTTCCTCTGTATCGGCGGCTCGATGGGCGGGATGCAGGTGCTACAATGGGCCTCGCTCTTCCCCGAGCGGGTGTTTGCCGCCATGCCCATCGCCACCGGCGCGCGGCACTCGGCCCAGAACATCGCCTTCCACGAGGTCGGCCGGCAGGCGATCATGGCCGATCCGGCCTGGGAAGAGGGCCGCTATCTCGAGGCCGGCACACGGCCGTCCAAGGGCCTCGGCGTCGCGCGGATGGGCGCGCACATTACCTACCTGTCCGAGCCGGCCTTGCACCGCAAGTTCGGCCGCCGCCTGCAGAACCGGGCGGCGCCGACCTTCTCCTTCAATGCCGACTTCCAGATCGAGAGCTATCTGCGCCACCAGGGGCTCAGCTTCGTCGAGCGGTTCGACGCCAACGCCTACCTCTACCTGACGCGGGCGATGGACTATTTCGACCTCGCCGAGGACCATGGCGGCGTGCTCGGCAACGCCTTCCGCGGCTCGAAGACCCGCTTCTGCGTGATGTCCTTTACCTCGGACTGGCTGTTCCCGACCGCCGATTCCCGCGCCATCGTCCACGCGCTGAATGCGGTCGCCGCCCCCGTCGCCTTCGTCGAGGTGGAGAGCGACAAGGGCCACGACGCCTTCCTGCTCGACGAGCCGGCGATGTTCTCCGCCGCCAAGGGCTTCATCGACGCTGCCGCCCGGGCGCGAGGATTGTAG
- a CDS encoding putative acyltransferase (Evidence 3 : Putative function from multiple computational evidences; Product type e : enzyme), translating into MQGLRALAALMVVAHHAQNEAAALAGRTGTDFVARHGLPWPAGVDIFFVISGFIIVHAAAPLYGRPGARSRFAAHRIARLVPLYWLVTGLYLAVGLAAPALLSGEGGAPDVARILASFLFWPMARPDGAVLPLYGLGWTLNYEMAFYALFALGLGFSRRGAVAWLAGALVLLALFGRLMPAPPVPLAFWSDPIVLEFALGAGLALLRAEGLRLGSPVRIALAVAGLFGLAANANLSAEPFARLLGWGLPAAFLVAAAVLGRDRPEAVRGGIGAWFLGAAERLGDASYALYLIHPFVLRAVREGLLRTGLAPLLGPWPSLVVMVALTLPAALLVHRLVERPLTRLVRRGLDPTPAVEMSKSAVTPER; encoded by the coding sequence GTGCAAGGGCTACGGGCCCTGGCCGCGCTGATGGTGGTCGCTCACCACGCGCAGAACGAGGCTGCGGCCCTGGCCGGGCGGACGGGAACTGACTTTGTCGCGCGCCACGGTCTGCCCTGGCCGGCGGGCGTCGACATCTTCTTTGTCATCTCCGGCTTCATCATCGTCCACGCGGCGGCACCGCTCTACGGGCGCCCCGGAGCGCGGAGCCGCTTTGCCGCCCACCGCATCGCCCGCCTCGTCCCGCTCTATTGGTTGGTGACCGGGCTCTACCTTGCCGTCGGCCTCGCAGCGCCGGCTCTGCTCAGCGGCGAGGGCGGCGCGCCCGACGTCGCACGCATCCTCGCCTCGTTCCTGTTCTGGCCGATGGCCCGGCCCGACGGGGCGGTGCTGCCGCTCTACGGCCTGGGCTGGACCCTGAACTACGAGATGGCCTTCTACGCCCTCTTCGCCCTCGGCCTTGGCTTCTCGCGGCGCGGGGCGGTGGCGTGGCTCGCCGGCGCCCTGGTGCTCCTGGCTCTCTTCGGGCGGCTGATGCCCGCGCCACCGGTCCCCCTCGCCTTCTGGTCCGATCCGATCGTCCTCGAATTCGCGCTCGGCGCCGGGCTCGCGCTCCTGCGGGCCGAGGGGCTGCGCCTGGGTTCGCCGGTTCGGATCGCGCTCGCCGTGGCGGGACTGTTCGGGCTTGCCGCCAATGCAAACCTGTCCGCCGAGCCGTTTGCCCGCTTGCTCGGCTGGGGCCTGCCCGCCGCGTTCCTCGTGGCGGCGGCGGTCCTCGGCCGGGACCGGCCCGAGGCTGTGCGCGGCGGGATCGGCGCCTGGTTTCTCGGCGCGGCCGAGCGGCTGGGCGATGCCTCCTACGCCCTCTACCTGATCCATCCGTTCGTGCTGCGGGCGGTCCGCGAGGGGCTGCTGCGCACCGGCCTCGCGCCGCTGCTCGGACCCTGGCCGAGCCTCGTCGTGATGGTCGCGCTGACCCTGCCGGCCGCGCTCCTCGTCCACCGGTTGGTCGAGCGGCCTCTGACCCGCCTCGTCCGCCGCGGGCTCGACCCCACACCCGCCGTCGAGATGTCGAAAAGCGCCGTGACGCCCGAGAGATGA
- the metW gene encoding methionine biosynthesis protein MetW (Evidence 2b : Function from indirect experimental evidences (e.g. phenotypes); PubMedId : 11479715, 9721288; Product type e : enzyme): protein MSESFTDAASGVPWEAAEALPRGEGTARVDHIVVLGLVPPGARVLDIGCGDGSLLALLRDRRGVDGRGIELSREGVNACLARGLPVIQGDADTDLANYPDDAFDVVVLSQTIQATRNPRIVLEHLLRIGRQVIISFPNFGHWRVRAELAFRGRMPVTEIMPETWYETPNIHHCTIRDFVGLCRDVGARIEKATALDARGRPMRFSMPWWFWNLIGAQGVFLLRRGAGRG from the coding sequence ATGAGCGAGAGCTTCACCGATGCCGCCTCCGGCGTTCCCTGGGAGGCCGCCGAAGCGCTGCCCCGCGGCGAGGGCACGGCGCGCGTCGATCATATCGTCGTGCTCGGCCTCGTGCCGCCGGGCGCGCGCGTCCTCGACATCGGCTGCGGCGACGGCTCGCTGCTGGCGCTCCTGCGCGACCGCCGCGGCGTCGATGGCCGCGGCATCGAATTGTCGCGCGAGGGCGTCAACGCCTGCCTCGCCCGCGGCCTGCCGGTGATCCAGGGCGACGCCGACACCGATCTCGCCAACTACCCCGACGACGCGTTCGACGTCGTGGTCCTGTCCCAGACGATCCAGGCGACCCGCAACCCGCGCATCGTGCTGGAGCACCTTTTGCGGATCGGGCGGCAGGTCATCATCTCGTTCCCGAATTTCGGCCATTGGCGGGTGCGGGCCGAACTCGCCTTCCGCGGCCGGATGCCGGTCACCGAGATCATGCCGGAGACGTGGTACGAGACTCCCAACATCCACCACTGCACGATCCGCGACTTCGTCGGCCTGTGCCGGGATGTCGGCGCCCGCATCGAGAAGGCCACCGCCCTCGACGCGCGGGGCCGGCCGATGCGCTTCTCGATGCCGTGGTGGTTCTGGAACCTGATCGGCGCGCAGGGCGTGTTCCTGCTGCGGCGCGGGGCCGGGCGGGGGTGA
- a CDS encoding putative acyltransferase (Evidence 3 : Putative function from multiple computational evidences; PubMedId : 16151217; Product type e : enzyme), with protein MLLFRSLAFNLSFYVATGLIAILGSPALAWRKATIRVAQFWGRTVVFLLRVIGGTRVEFRGLENIPKGPLLVAAKHQSALETLALTIPFDDFGYVLKRELMWIPVVGWYFARGGMVPIDRSKGTRAMAAMNKAAAQAIRDGRQLIIFPEGTRRPAGAPPAYKQGASHLYAALNVPCLPVALNTGLYWRRRGFRRMPGTTVIEFLPVIPPGLARPAFLKELQTRIETASDALLAEGRDDLARHGHPIAVAMGGSTPAPETSGTL; from the coding sequence ATGCTCCTCTTCCGCTCGCTCGCCTTCAACCTCTCCTTCTACGTCGCGACGGGTCTGATCGCGATCCTGGGAAGTCCGGCGCTTGCCTGGCGCAAGGCCACGATCCGGGTGGCGCAGTTCTGGGGCCGCACGGTGGTGTTCCTGCTGCGCGTGATCGGCGGGACGCGGGTGGAGTTCCGCGGCCTGGAGAACATTCCGAAGGGCCCGCTGCTGGTCGCCGCCAAGCATCAATCCGCGCTGGAGACGCTGGCGCTCACGATTCCGTTCGATGATTTCGGCTACGTGCTCAAGCGCGAGCTGATGTGGATTCCGGTGGTCGGCTGGTACTTCGCCCGGGGTGGCATGGTGCCGATCGATCGCTCGAAGGGCACGAGGGCGATGGCGGCGATGAACAAGGCGGCGGCGCAGGCCATCCGCGACGGGCGCCAGCTCATCATCTTCCCCGAGGGCACCCGCCGCCCGGCCGGCGCCCCGCCCGCGTACAAGCAGGGCGCCTCCCACCTCTACGCCGCGCTGAACGTGCCCTGCCTGCCGGTGGCGCTGAACACCGGCCTCTACTGGCGCCGTCGCGGCTTTCGCCGCATGCCGGGCACGACGGTGATCGAGTTTCTGCCGGTCATCCCGCCGGGGCTGGCGCGTCCCGCCTTCCTCAAGGAGCTGCAGACCCGCATCGAGACGGCCTCCGACGCGCTGCTGGCGGAGGGCCGGGACGACCTCGCCCGCCACGGCCACCCGATCGCCGTGGCGATGGGCGGTTCGACGCCCGCACCGGAGACATCCGGGACGTTGTGA
- a CDS encoding protein of unknown function (Evidence 5 : Unknown function), with protein MIDAGQAAEILGIQYGAVLVFVIIIIENHFCYWKLAILNAGNRHLFELANEICRRIAWLYQGSEGGRMGLFACERACLGACSEPQP; from the coding sequence GTGATCGATGCAGGGCAGGCCGCGGAGATCCTCGGCATACAATATGGTGCTGTCTTAGTGTTCGTAATTATAATTATAGAAAATCACTTTTGTTACTGGAAACTGGCGATCCTGAACGCCGGCAACCGACACCTATTCGAATTAGCAAATGAGATTTGTCGACGAATAGCCTGGCTGTATCAAGGTAGCGAGGGGGGACGGATGGGCTTGTTCGCATGTGAGCGAGCCTGTCTCGGAGCGTGCTCGGAGCCGCAGCCATGA
- the msrA gene encoding methionine sulfoxide reductase (Evidence 2b : Function from indirect experimental evidences (e.g. phenotypes); Product type e : enzyme), whose amino-acid sequence MTRERFRPRTSRLVGGLAGLALLAGAALPLAPASAEEGGQRLPEAAMTAKEGSGLRTATFAGGCFWGVQGVFQHVKGVTNAVSGYAGGTRASARYDEVGTGRTAHAEAVQVTYDPALVRYDELLQIFFSVALDPTEVNRQGPDTGPQYRSALFPTDAEQATVAKAYIAQLDGTKVFSKPIATKVESGAFYPAEDYHQDYMTLHPTNSYIAVNDAPKLRDLKALFPERANAQPVLVGRPPA is encoded by the coding sequence ATGACCCGCGAACGCTTCCGTCCCCGCACATCCCGCCTTGTCGGCGGCCTGGCTGGCCTCGCCCTGCTTGCCGGCGCGGCTCTGCCCCTGGCGCCCGCCTCTGCGGAGGAGGGTGGGCAACGCCTGCCCGAGGCGGCGATGACCGCCAAGGAGGGGTCGGGCCTGCGCACGGCGACCTTCGCGGGCGGCTGCTTCTGGGGCGTGCAGGGCGTGTTCCAGCACGTGAAAGGCGTGACGAACGCGGTCTCGGGCTATGCCGGCGGCACCCGGGCGAGCGCCCGCTACGACGAGGTCGGTACCGGCCGTACCGCGCATGCGGAAGCGGTGCAGGTCACCTACGATCCGGCTTTGGTCCGCTACGACGAGCTGCTGCAGATCTTCTTCTCGGTGGCGCTCGACCCGACCGAGGTGAACCGGCAGGGCCCCGATACCGGCCCGCAATACCGCTCGGCGCTGTTCCCCACGGATGCGGAGCAGGCCACGGTCGCCAAGGCCTATATCGCTCAGCTCGACGGGACGAAGGTCTTCTCGAAGCCCATCGCTACCAAGGTCGAGAGCGGCGCCTTCTACCCGGCGGAAGACTATCACCAGGACTACATGACGCTTCACCCGACCAACAGCTACATCGCCGTCAACGACGCGCCGAAGCTGCGGGATCTGAAGGCGCTGTTCCCCGAACGGGCGAACGCGCAGCCGGTGCTGGTGGGCCGCCCGCCGGCTTGA
- the bfr gene encoding bacterioferritin (Evidence 2a : Function from experimental evidences in other organisms; Product type c : carrier) gives MKGDAKVIEYLNRGLRSELTAVSQYWLHFRLLNDWGYVDLAKFWRKESIEEMNHADRFIDRILFLDGFPNLQELDPLRIGQNVQEIIECDLAAENEARSLYLEAAKYCDSINDRVSKRLFEDLAEDEEGHIDFLETQLDLIGQIGLPLYAQRHVGGLEQIAPEKE, from the coding sequence ATGAAGGGCGACGCTAAGGTCATCGAGTATCTCAACCGCGGCTTGCGCAGCGAGCTGACGGCGGTCAGCCAGTACTGGCTGCACTTCCGCCTGCTGAACGATTGGGGCTACGTCGATCTCGCCAAATTCTGGCGCAAGGAATCCATCGAAGAGATGAACCACGCGGATCGGTTCATCGACCGGATCCTGTTCCTCGACGGCTTTCCGAACCTGCAGGAACTCGATCCCCTGCGCATCGGCCAGAACGTTCAGGAGATCATCGAGTGCGACCTCGCCGCCGAGAACGAGGCGCGCTCGCTCTATCTCGAAGCCGCCAAGTACTGCGACTCGATCAATGACCGCGTCTCCAAGCGGCTGTTCGAGGATCTGGCCGAGGACGAGGAAGGCCATATCGACTTCCTCGAGACCCAGCTCGACCTGATCGGCCAGATCGGCCTGCCGCTCTACGCCCAGCGCCATGTCGGCGGCTTGGAGCAGATCGCGCCCGAGAAGGAGTAA
- a CDS encoding conserved protein of unknown function (Evidence 4 : Unknown function but conserved in other organisms), with protein MKTLLVPVTLHDALPSVFATAVLVARRFGSLIEGVALRPALAEYVPVDMVGGMTWLRDEEADQAEAQDAGQRFVAAMEAAGLPRREPGASCAPDAVANAGPRYRWQPDVPPGDAFLGQYARLFSATVVGRPGADDGSPRMTTFETALFESGRPILLAPPVAPACLGEAVLIAWNGSTETARALAFAMPFLRRARRVLVVSAEGGMVPGPSAEDVARSLACEGIEAAHKALPAGRRTPGELYLDTAESFGCDLLIKGAYTQSRLRQMIFGGPTSHILSHATVPVLMAH; from the coding sequence ATGAAGACCCTGCTCGTTCCGGTCACCCTCCACGACGCCCTGCCCTCCGTCTTCGCCACGGCGGTGCTGGTGGCGCGGCGCTTCGGCAGCCTGATCGAGGGCGTGGCCCTGCGCCCGGCGCTCGCCGAATACGTGCCCGTGGACATGGTCGGCGGCATGACGTGGCTGCGCGACGAGGAGGCCGACCAGGCCGAGGCGCAGGATGCGGGCCAGCGCTTCGTGGCGGCGATGGAGGCGGCTGGCCTGCCTCGGCGCGAGCCCGGCGCCTCCTGCGCCCCGGATGCGGTGGCCAATGCCGGCCCGCGCTACCGCTGGCAGCCCGACGTGCCGCCGGGCGATGCCTTCCTCGGCCAGTATGCGCGGCTGTTCTCGGCGACCGTCGTCGGGCGCCCCGGTGCCGATGACGGGTCGCCGCGCATGACCACCTTCGAGACCGCCCTGTTCGAGAGCGGGCGCCCGATCCTGCTTGCGCCGCCGGTCGCGCCGGCCTGCCTCGGCGAGGCGGTCCTGATCGCCTGGAACGGCTCGACCGAGACGGCCAGAGCCCTCGCCTTCGCCATGCCCTTCCTGCGCCGCGCCCGGCGGGTGCTCGTGGTCAGCGCCGAGGGCGGCATGGTGCCGGGCCCGAGCGCGGAGGACGTGGCGCGCTCGCTCGCGTGCGAAGGCATCGAGGCCGCCCACAAGGCGCTGCCGGCCGGTCGCCGCACCCCTGGCGAACTCTACCTCGACACCGCAGAATCGTTCGGCTGCGACCTTCTGATCAAGGGCGCCTACACCCAGAGCCGCCTGCGCCAGATGATCTTCGGCGGGCCGACCAGCCACATCCTGTCGCACGCGACCGTGCCGGTGCTGATGGCGCATTGA